The following are from one region of the Moritella sp. 24 genome:
- the norR gene encoding nitric oxide reductase transcriptional regulator NorR has protein sequence MQTTLDQAMLQIALDLNLNLPSGHHYQRLMQSLQSVLPCDASALFILDDAGLLSAAAVNGLSDEVLGQKFDPLQHPRLSAILASREPVRFPASSTLPDPFDGLLKNDPNRSIDVHDCMGCSLYVEDHLVGLITLDAMQVGAFNRIDDITVATFAALAAATIRNVNQVEALRKSHRQQQNMNQVLIQEARNKGGELVGVSPEIQSLRDNISMVAYSDYAVLISGETGTGKELVAHAVHSNSSRATQPMIYVNCAALPESLAESELFGHVKGAFTGANNSRAGKFELADGGTIFLDEIGELPLLMQAKLLRVIQQGEVQRVGADKNLMINVRIIAATNRELTEEVAAGRFRSDLFHRLNVFPINVPPLRQRQGDIAVLSGHILDRVRTQFNVAKLQLHPKALTALNHYSWPGNVRELEHTLMRAGLRAIQAQESLIQQQHLSDEVSHTYSYNAETESNTLPTASFELRDAVETYQTKLITHALQQSNFVWAQAAEFLQMDRGNLYKMGKKLGIEPKALRAAELV, from the coding sequence ATGCAAACGACTCTCGACCAAGCTATGTTACAAATTGCACTCGATCTCAATTTAAACTTGCCTTCGGGTCACCACTACCAACGCTTAATGCAGTCTCTACAATCAGTATTACCCTGCGATGCGAGTGCTTTGTTTATTCTTGATGACGCCGGTTTATTGTCTGCTGCGGCCGTAAATGGTTTGTCCGATGAAGTATTAGGGCAGAAGTTTGATCCCCTACAACACCCTCGCCTAAGTGCGATTCTAGCCAGTCGTGAACCCGTGCGATTTCCTGCCAGTTCTACCCTGCCAGATCCGTTTGATGGTTTATTAAAAAACGACCCAAACCGATCTATCGATGTACATGATTGCATGGGCTGTAGCTTGTATGTTGAAGATCATTTGGTTGGCCTTATCACCCTTGATGCCATGCAAGTCGGGGCATTTAACCGTATTGATGATATTACCGTGGCGACCTTTGCAGCCTTAGCCGCTGCAACAATTCGCAATGTAAATCAGGTTGAAGCCTTACGTAAAAGTCATCGCCAGCAACAAAACATGAATCAGGTATTGATCCAAGAAGCACGTAATAAAGGCGGAGAATTAGTCGGTGTCAGCCCAGAAATACAAAGCTTACGTGACAATATAAGCATGGTTGCTTACTCCGATTATGCCGTACTCATCAGCGGTGAAACAGGTACAGGCAAAGAACTCGTCGCCCATGCCGTGCACTCCAATTCATCACGCGCCACACAACCGATGATTTACGTAAACTGCGCAGCACTGCCCGAATCTCTGGCTGAAAGTGAACTATTTGGTCATGTAAAAGGCGCTTTTACCGGGGCAAATAACAGTCGCGCGGGTAAATTTGAACTGGCTGATGGCGGTACCATATTCTTAGATGAAATTGGTGAATTACCGCTGTTAATGCAAGCAAAACTGCTACGAGTGATTCAACAAGGTGAAGTGCAACGTGTCGGTGCTGATAAGAACTTAATGATTAATGTCCGCATTATCGCAGCAACTAACCGAGAGTTAACCGAAGAAGTCGCAGCGGGTCGTTTTCGAAGTGACTTGTTTCATCGCTTAAATGTGTTCCCAATTAACGTACCGCCACTGCGTCAGCGACAAGGTGATATCGCAGTATTATCCGGTCACATACTCGACCGCGTTCGCACCCAGTTCAATGTGGCTAAATTACAATTACACCCAAAAGCTTTGACAGCACTCAACCACTACAGCTGGCCGGGTAACGTCCGAGAGTTAGAACATACTTTAATGCGTGCAGGTTTGCGGGCAATTCAAGCACAGGAAAGTCTGATCCAACAACAACACTTATCTGATGAAGTCAGCCATACCTATTCATACAATGCAGAAACAGAATCAAATACGCTTCCCACAGCATCATTTGAGCTACGCGATGCCGTTGAAACCTATCAAACTAAGCTCATTACTCATGCCCTACAGCAATCAAACTTTGTGTGGGCACAAGCAGCCGAGTTTTTACAGATGGATCGCGGTAATTTATACAAGATGGGCAAAAAACTCGGCATTGAACCCAAAGCATTACGCGCAGCTGAGTTAGTCTAG
- the hcp gene encoding hydroxylamine reductase, translating to MFCIQCEQTVQTPTAKGCSYSQGMCGKTADVSDLQDILVFNLQGVSFWAELARKYDIIDTEIDAWAPRAFFSTLTNVNFVPERITEYTEIAERYKIQLRTQVMAAASATGEALPELSPAAQFVLPATAEEIMNFAPEAAVNRGHEELHEDIIGLRLLCLYGLKGAAAYMEHAHVLGQSEESICAEYHQIMAFLGTEPTDANALLETSMQIGLLNYRIMAILDKGETDTFGHPQPTQVNVKPVAGKCILVSGHDLHDLEKILQQTEGKGINVYTNGEMLPAHGYPELKKYPHLVGNFGSAWQNQQKEFANFPGAIVMTSNCLINPNVGQYADRLFTRSIVGWPGVVHIEGDDFSQVIECALAQPGIAHTEIEHLITVGFGRNALMEAAPAVINEVKAGNIKHFFLIGGCDGDKEERSYFTDIAVNTPEDSVVLTLACGKYRFNKKEFGDINGIPRLLDVGQCNDTYSAIQLVLALAEEFDCGVNELPLSIVLSWFEQKAIVVLLTLFALGIKGIYTGPTAPAFLTDNLIKALQDNFDMRSVGDVETDLATMLSGQ from the coding sequence ATGTTCTGTATTCAATGTGAGCAAACGGTTCAAACACCAACGGCTAAAGGCTGTTCTTATTCTCAAGGTATGTGTGGCAAAACGGCTGATGTGTCAGACCTGCAAGACATACTTGTATTTAATCTCCAAGGCGTTTCTTTCTGGGCAGAGCTTGCGCGTAAATACGACATCATCGATACTGAAATCGACGCTTGGGCACCACGCGCATTCTTCTCTACTTTAACTAACGTCAACTTTGTGCCAGAGCGTATTACTGAATACACTGAAATTGCCGAACGCTATAAGATCCAATTACGCACACAAGTAATGGCAGCAGCATCAGCAACGGGCGAAGCATTACCTGAATTATCACCAGCAGCACAATTTGTGTTACCAGCTACCGCTGAAGAAATCATGAACTTCGCACCAGAAGCCGCTGTAAACCGTGGCCATGAAGAATTACACGAAGACATTATTGGTCTGCGTTTATTATGCCTTTACGGCCTTAAAGGCGCAGCTGCATACATGGAACATGCCCATGTACTTGGTCAAAGTGAAGAATCTATCTGCGCTGAATACCATCAAATCATGGCATTCTTAGGCACAGAACCAACAGATGCCAATGCCCTACTTGAAACATCAATGCAAATTGGTTTACTCAACTACCGCATCATGGCGATACTAGACAAAGGTGAAACAGATACATTTGGCCACCCACAACCAACACAAGTAAACGTAAAACCTGTAGCGGGTAAATGTATTCTTGTTTCGGGTCATGACTTACATGATTTAGAAAAAATCCTGCAACAGACCGAAGGTAAAGGCATCAACGTTTACACCAATGGTGAAATGTTACCTGCGCACGGTTACCCAGAACTAAAGAAATACCCTCACTTAGTAGGTAACTTCGGTAGTGCTTGGCAGAATCAGCAGAAAGAATTTGCTAACTTCCCTGGCGCTATTGTGATGACATCTAACTGTCTCATCAATCCAAACGTAGGCCAATACGCAGATCGTCTATTCACTCGTAGCATTGTTGGTTGGCCGGGTGTTGTGCATATTGAAGGTGATGATTTCTCACAAGTAATCGAATGTGCATTAGCACAACCTGGTATTGCCCACACAGAAATTGAGCACCTGATCACCGTTGGTTTCGGTCGTAACGCATTGATGGAAGCTGCACCTGCTGTGATCAATGAAGTGAAAGCTGGCAACATCAAGCACTTCTTCCTTATCGGTGGTTGTGATGGCGATAAAGAAGAACGTAGTTACTTCACTGACATTGCAGTAAACACGCCAGAGGATTCAGTTGTACTCACACTCGCTTGTGGTAAATACCGTTTCAACAAGAAAGAATTTGGCGACATCAATGGCATTCCGCGTCTATTAGATGTGGGTCAATGTAACGATACTTACTCTGCAATTCAATTAGTGTTAGCACTAGCAGAAGAGTTTGACTGTGGCGTGAATGAACTGCCGCTAAGCATCGTTCTATCTTGGTTCGAGCAAAAAGCAATTGTGGTGTTATTAACGCTATTCGCTTTAGGCATCAAAGGTATTTATACCGGTCCTACTGCCCCTGCATTCTTAACTGACAACTTGATCAAAGCGTTACAAGATAACTTTGATATGCGCAGTGTTGGTGACGTAGAAACTGATTTAGCGACGATGCTTTCAGGTCAATAA
- a CDS encoding hybrid-cluster NAD(P)-dependent oxidoreductase yields MSSSKTPSSTLTPPTLKPLKLNSTGLGQSAASKEQPAPVSSKLQAPKLTPPKLSFTLGGSDNNNSKNTAKPAASKLTPPKLSFALGGSDNNNSKIAAKPSSKLSTPKLSTPKLSTPKLSFSLGETTVKPSVKPTIWSPTTTSLVLVKRENETHDSMSFTFAAADQTLFDFKPGQFVTLAVKIEDKTHYRAYSISSEPQQKQLRLTIKRVPDGLVSNWLADNLSIGDHLSALNIAGQFNSSDCQHKSKLLLISAGCGITPVMSIAKTLLAQDSEANIEFLHCARDKDNVIFHAEMQTLVAQHSNFKVQLLLENSDGFTDFSINNSSDKKTNPSALPHQTGMVSSDVIQQLYPDLKERTIFLCGPVGFMKAVENIAQESNFDMANFFQESFTPAADNKQQDKITSGASTASVMLFVPDFSVEKKVAQGSSLLELLENNGVPIIGACRAGVCGSCKCKVTKGKVTSTSTETLTAAEIEQGFVLACSSTVEEDIAVALS; encoded by the coding sequence ATGTCTTCTTCAAAAACGCCTTCATCTACGCTTACGCCTCCAACACTTAAGCCCCTAAAATTAAACAGCACAGGCTTGGGTCAATCAGCGGCGAGCAAAGAACAACCTGCGCCTGTAAGCAGTAAACTACAAGCACCTAAATTAACACCACCTAAACTTAGCTTTACGCTGGGTGGTTCCGATAACAACAATTCAAAAAATACAGCGAAACCAGCTGCATCTAAACTAACACCACCTAAACTTAGTTTTGCGCTTGGTGGTTCTGATAACAACAATTCAAAAATCGCAGCAAAACCATCATCAAAGCTATCAACTCCTAAGCTATCAACTCCTAAGCTATCAACTCCGAAACTGAGTTTCTCACTGGGTGAAACAACTGTAAAACCAAGCGTAAAACCAACAATCTGGTCGCCAACTACAACCTCATTAGTACTGGTAAAACGAGAAAATGAAACCCACGATTCCATGAGTTTTACCTTTGCCGCAGCAGATCAAACACTCTTTGATTTTAAGCCCGGTCAATTCGTCACTTTAGCGGTTAAAATTGAAGACAAAACTCACTACCGCGCGTATTCAATTAGCTCGGAACCACAACAAAAGCAATTACGCTTAACCATTAAGCGTGTACCTGACGGTTTAGTATCGAATTGGTTAGCTGATAATTTAAGTATCGGTGATCACTTGTCTGCATTAAACATTGCAGGCCAATTCAACAGCAGCGACTGCCAGCACAAGTCTAAACTACTGCTCATTAGCGCAGGTTGTGGTATCACCCCTGTTATGTCGATAGCAAAGACATTATTAGCGCAAGATAGCGAAGCCAACATTGAATTTTTACATTGCGCAAGAGACAAAGACAACGTCATCTTCCATGCCGAAATGCAAACATTAGTCGCTCAGCACAGTAACTTCAAAGTGCAATTACTGTTAGAAAATAGCGATGGTTTTACCGATTTCAGTATCAATAACAGTTCAGATAAGAAGACAAACCCTAGCGCCCTACCACATCAAACCGGCATGGTGAGCTCAGACGTTATTCAACAACTGTATCCCGATTTAAAAGAACGTACTATCTTCCTGTGTGGCCCTGTTGGTTTTATGAAAGCAGTAGAAAATATAGCGCAAGAAAGTAATTTTGATATGGCGAACTTCTTCCAAGAAAGCTTTACACCAGCAGCAGATAACAAACAACAAGATAAGATAACATCAGGTGCATCAACAGCCAGTGTGATGTTGTTCGTACCCGATTTTTCTGTCGAGAAAAAAGTCGCCCAAGGTTCATCACTATTAGAACTACTGGAGAATAATGGCGTGCCTATTATTGGTGCATGTCGCGCCGGTGTTTGCGGTTCGTGTAAATGTAAAGTCACTAAAGGCAAGGTGACATCAACCAGTACTGAAACACTCACCGCAGCAGAAATTGAGCAAGGGTTTGTATTAGCCTGCTCAAGTACAGTTGAAGAAGATATAGCTGTAGCACTGAGCTAA
- a CDS encoding universal stress protein — protein MSYNHILVAVDLTNPSEIVINKAISLAKEANAKLSLIYVSAHHLKVSGPGDIPWLASPELEDTDNNEKEKEQLQTELSAFAEQLDYPVENTLVLIGDLEVELTTAIHQLGADLLVCGHHHDFWSRLLSSIRKIADTVDTDLLIVYLET, from the coding sequence ATGAGTTATAACCATATATTAGTTGCTGTCGATTTAACTAACCCCAGTGAAATAGTGATAAATAAAGCTATCTCATTAGCAAAAGAGGCTAATGCTAAGCTTTCACTTATTTATGTTAGTGCTCATCATTTGAAAGTTTCAGGTCCGGGGGACATCCCATGGTTAGCATCGCCAGAACTTGAAGACACGGACAATAACGAAAAAGAGAAGGAGCAATTACAAACAGAGCTCAGCGCATTTGCCGAACAGCTTGATTACCCCGTTGAAAACACGCTGGTTTTAATCGGTGATCTGGAAGTAGAATTAACAACAGCGATCCATCAATTAGGTGCCGATCTATTAGTTTGTGGACACCATCATGACTTCTGGAGCCGTTTATTATCTTCAATACGAAAAATTGCAGACACCGTCGACACTGATTTATTAATTGTTTACCTTGAAACATAA
- a CDS encoding DUF1566 domain-containing protein has product MMDTRLISHTLYLVSTILLLTTSISVKGLEQRCNDNAENSTPTGRYIRNSDGTVFDKATRLEWQVCVRGLAGSRCNIGNLQYFTWWEALAEVEVFNKESSNHTDWRLPDIKELYSIIETACEEPSLNKSVFINHPLLPAVSKSWSSTPSSSNAGKAWQIEFQNGLLYTLLNNEKLTVRLVRTCDETCQQAY; this is encoded by the coding sequence ATGATGGATACCCGCCTAATTTCTCATACACTTTACCTTGTTAGTACAATATTATTATTAACTACATCGATATCAGTTAAAGGATTAGAGCAACGCTGTAATGATAATGCCGAAAATTCGACACCTACTGGACGTTACATCCGAAATAGTGATGGCACTGTATTTGATAAAGCAACACGGTTAGAGTGGCAAGTTTGTGTTCGTGGACTCGCCGGTTCGCGTTGTAATATCGGGAACTTGCAGTATTTCACTTGGTGGGAGGCATTAGCTGAAGTCGAGGTATTTAATAAGGAAAGTAGTAATCATACCGATTGGCGATTACCTGATATAAAAGAACTTTATAGTATTATTGAAACGGCTTGTGAAGAACCTAGCTTAAATAAATCAGTTTTCATAAACCATCCGTTATTACCTGCTGTGTCTAAGTCTTGGTCTAGTACACCGAGTAGTAGTAATGCAGGGAAAGCGTGGCAAATTGAATTTCAAAATGGATTATTATATACCCTATTAAATAACGAGAAGTTAACGGTTCGTTTAGTCAGAACATGTGATGAAACATGTCAGCAAGCTTATTGA
- a CDS encoding DUF1566 domain-containing protein, which yields MQYLIVFLSLSLLVGCPNSSDSNVERNSYPGTGGGEFSSDYTIRFNLNPAGLSLNENFTRQEQSLDFTKIGTQGSAITSDATEWSCILDNHTELMWEVKSAVGKGSINDADYNYSWFRSSDESFEGHGVSENGGICIDSNHCDTEKFTLVMNQLNWCGYNDWRLPTRVELQSIVNYSQDVPATETAFFPYTQNDYYWTADIDIDDLDSAWVVNFLYGNIQGNLTSIPRAVRLVRNNRVE from the coding sequence ATGCAGTATTTAATTGTATTTTTGAGTCTCTCACTACTCGTTGGCTGCCCTAATAGCAGTGATAGTAATGTTGAGCGAAATAGTTATCCTGGCACTGGAGGAGGGGAGTTTTCGTCTGATTATACGATACGGTTTAATTTAAACCCTGCAGGACTAAGCTTAAATGAGAATTTTACTCGCCAAGAGCAATCATTAGACTTTACAAAAATTGGAACACAGGGCTCTGCGATTACCTCTGATGCCACGGAGTGGTCTTGCATCTTAGATAATCACACCGAACTGATGTGGGAAGTTAAGTCTGCGGTAGGTAAGGGCAGCATTAACGATGCAGATTATAATTACTCTTGGTTTAGGTCGAGTGATGAAAGCTTTGAGGGGCATGGCGTTTCTGAGAATGGGGGAATTTGTATTGATAGCAATCATTGTGATACTGAGAAATTCACGCTTGTTATGAATCAATTAAACTGGTGTGGTTACAATGATTGGCGCTTACCAACACGCGTAGAACTACAAAGTATTGTTAACTACTCGCAGGATGTGCCTGCAACTGAAACTGCATTTTTTCCCTATACTCAAAATGACTATTATTGGACTGCGGATATTGATATTGACGACTTGGACTCAGCTTGGGTAGTTAATTTCTTATATGGCAATATTCAAGGTAACTTGACTAGCATACCAAGGGCTGTTCGATTAGTGCGTAATAATCGCGTGGAATAA
- a CDS encoding DUF308 domain-containing protein → MSKDFDFITEYTLDKPFFAECYDQTNRPAKFPKAYFKGILFLIFGVVLVKFELLPSGYVGWFFIVLSIIEMFSIYFKRSWWLWRQKFSLNSGSKVVFQGDANGVSYKNRKKTHNIAWTEIDQLQQTDLGFILHMGKQRQYVSKSCLSDEVITFMVEQHAVSKMN, encoded by the coding sequence ATGTCTAAAGATTTTGATTTCATCACAGAATACACCCTCGACAAGCCCTTTTTTGCTGAGTGTTATGATCAAACTAACCGCCCTGCTAAATTTCCAAAGGCCTATTTTAAAGGAATACTTTTTCTTATTTTTGGTGTGGTTTTAGTGAAGTTTGAGCTATTACCCAGCGGTTACGTTGGTTGGTTCTTTATTGTTTTGAGTATCATTGAGATGTTCAGTATTTATTTTAAAAGAAGCTGGTGGTTATGGCGACAAAAGTTCAGCTTAAACTCAGGCAGCAAAGTAGTATTTCAGGGGGACGCTAACGGTGTGAGTTATAAAAACCGTAAAAAAACCCACAATATCGCATGGACTGAAATCGACCAACTTCAACAAACCGATTTAGGGTTTATCCTTCATATGGGAAAACAGCGCCAATACGTCAGTAAATCTTGCTTAAGTGATGAAGTGATTACGTTCATGGTAGAGCAGCACGCAGTATCAAAAATGAACTAA
- a CDS encoding cytosolic protein codes for MFIHHVNGIDWLVITAFEELKTIFIEEAGAIPFCLSTASELNLIDQTKRTYGYLPTLSGVITDTGTFQSQDNEEDLNPQLACVVEGRGRVFIYHGGFVAFVDDEQTFITRID; via the coding sequence ATGTTTATCCATCATGTTAACGGCATCGACTGGCTGGTGATTACAGCTTTTGAAGAACTGAAAACTATATTTATCGAAGAAGCTGGTGCGATCCCCTTTTGCTTATCTACCGCCAGCGAATTAAACCTGATTGATCAAACCAAGCGCACTTATGGATATTTGCCTACACTCAGCGGCGTAATCACCGATACCGGCACTTTTCAAAGTCAGGATAACGAAGAAGATTTGAACCCACAGCTTGCCTGCGTAGTTGAGGGGCGTGGTCGGGTATTTATCTATCACGGCGGCTTTGTGGCTTTTGTAGATGACGAGCAAACCTTTATTACCCGAATTGACTGA
- a CDS encoding GNAT family N-acetyltransferase translates to MNISIESISLEDVDSLLAFELTNRSWFEQHVPPRNESFYTPQGVREQISEYLSLHTKGEMYPMLIRSDSNEICGRINVHRVETDTFSGELGYRIGELFTSKGIASKAVDKLVAYLISETKLNYLTAVVLCTNLGSQKVLERNGFSKIKDIANYSKLNGEVKDAVEYKLPLS, encoded by the coding sequence ATGAATATATCAATTGAGTCAATTTCCTTAGAAGACGTTGATTCGCTTTTAGCTTTTGAATTGACTAATCGCTCTTGGTTTGAACAACATGTTCCGCCGCGTAATGAATCCTTCTACACTCCGCAAGGTGTGAGAGAGCAGATTTCCGAGTATTTATCACTGCATACCAAAGGTGAGATGTATCCAATGCTTATCCGTAGTGATTCTAATGAAATTTGTGGCCGGATAAACGTTCATCGAGTTGAAACTGACACATTTTCTGGTGAGCTAGGTTATCGCATAGGAGAGCTATTTACCTCCAAAGGTATTGCGTCAAAAGCGGTCGATAAGTTGGTCGCATATTTGATCTCGGAGACTAAGTTGAATTATTTGACAGCAGTGGTTCTATGCACCAACTTAGGTTCACAAAAAGTACTTGAACGTAATGGTTTCAGCAAGATTAAGGACATTGCAAATTATTCGAAGCTTAATGGTGAAGTCAAAGATGCTGTTGAGTATAAGCTACCGTTATCTTAA
- a CDS encoding GNAT family N-acetyltransferase, giving the protein MEIRLGKLTDVEGITDIFNYYIEHTNARFEESPFTLENRQNWFSQFSGNPKHQLYVAVANRKLLGFACSQPYRDISAFGDTVEVTVYLTSEAQGKGLGSKLYSQLFSCIFTHGVHRVLSGVALPNEASIVLHKHFGFREIGVFNEYAKKNGKYISSMWLEKELTVKSAL; this is encoded by the coding sequence GTGGAAATTAGGCTAGGAAAATTAACAGATGTAGAAGGTATTACGGATATCTTTAACTACTATATCGAGCATACCAATGCTCGCTTTGAAGAATCTCCATTTACGTTGGAAAATCGCCAAAATTGGTTTTCTCAGTTTTCTGGAAATCCCAAACATCAACTCTATGTCGCCGTTGCAAATAGAAAACTGCTTGGGTTTGCATGTTCTCAACCATACAGAGATATTTCCGCATTTGGTGATACTGTTGAAGTAACGGTTTATTTAACCTCAGAAGCTCAAGGGAAAGGTTTAGGTTCTAAACTGTACTCTCAGTTGTTTTCATGTATTTTTACTCACGGTGTTCATCGAGTATTGTCTGGTGTTGCCCTACCAAACGAAGCATCAATTGTACTGCATAAGCATTTTGGCTTCAGAGAAATTGGTGTGTTCAATGAGTACGCCAAGAAAAATGGTAAGTACATTAGTTCTATGTGGTTAGAGAAAGAATTAACCGTAAAATCCGCCTTATAA
- the hutC gene encoding histidine utilization repressor has product MNSSPRYIQIQQFIEDKINTHVWMPGSKIPTELELTKQFDVSRMTVNKAIRDLVNKGLLERTPRLGTFVCHKKAESSLNHIRNIADEISQRGKTYSNKILSQLTIRADDEIAMRLGVKLETPVFFSEIIHFEDDIALQLEQRWVNPQFSPDYIKQDFTLATPNEYLTKNCPLSSIEHTVEAVIAAEDIQAHLNLSALQPCLLLNRRTWSKQDLISVALLYHPADKYKLSLKAEV; this is encoded by the coding sequence ATGAACAGTTCGCCACGCTATATTCAAATTCAGCAATTCATTGAAGACAAAATCAATACGCACGTTTGGATGCCTGGCAGTAAGATCCCCACAGAACTCGAATTAACCAAACAGTTTGATGTCAGCCGCATGACAGTGAACAAAGCAATTCGTGACCTAGTGAATAAAGGTTTATTAGAACGGACACCACGCTTAGGCACGTTCGTCTGCCACAAAAAAGCGGAATCATCACTTAATCACATTCGTAATATTGCCGATGAAATAAGCCAGCGCGGTAAAACCTACAGCAACAAAATATTAAGTCAGTTAACCATTCGAGCTGATGACGAAATTGCGATGCGATTAGGCGTTAAGCTTGAAACGCCTGTCTTCTTCAGTGAAATCATTCACTTTGAAGACGATATAGCACTACAACTTGAACAGCGTTGGGTTAACCCACAGTTTTCACCTGACTACATAAAGCAAGATTTTACCTTAGCGACACCCAATGAATACCTCACTAAAAACTGTCCATTGAGTTCAATTGAACATACCGTAGAGGCTGTCATTGCAGCAGAAGATATTCAAGCACACCTGAATTTATCAGCATTACAGCCTTGTTTACTGCTTAACCGTCGCACATGGAGCAAACAAGATCTCATCAGTGTTGCTCTACTTTACCACCCAGCAGATAAATACAAATTAAGCTTAAAAGCTGAAGTTTAA
- the hutI gene encoding imidazolonepropionase — MSLLLTNVTIVSMDQSDSDYQAQPNCYIAIEHGKIVQIGSMQQCPPASDTQTIDCQHRLITPGLIDSHTHLVFAGNRAKEFEQRLTGVPYETIAKQGGGILSTVNATRIATESELVELALKRLSSLTADGVTTVEIKSGYGLTLEDELKMLRAAKQLEQHANIKVSTTLLAAHAVPPEYKGNADSYIRYVCDEIIPAAVTAKLVDAVDVFCEGIGFNLAQTQAVFETALSYGLNIKGHTEQLSNLGGSELAAKMGATSVDHIEYLDEQGVKALAEHGTVATLLPGAFYFLRETQCPPIELLRQHNVPMALATDFNPGTSPIASLTMMMNMGCTLFRLTPEEALRGVTCNAAKALGLQGSRGQIRVGYDADLSIWNIEHPAQLAYEVGTPRLHARIVNGVLCHD; from the coding sequence ATGAGTTTACTGCTAACAAATGTAACGATTGTATCTATGGATCAAAGTGATTCAGATTACCAAGCACAGCCGAATTGTTATATTGCAATTGAGCACGGTAAGATCGTTCAAATTGGTTCTATGCAGCAGTGTCCACCAGCAAGCGATACACAAACCATTGATTGCCAACATCGCCTTATTACCCCGGGTCTTATTGACTCTCATACCCATCTGGTATTTGCAGGTAATCGTGCCAAAGAGTTTGAGCAACGCTTAACAGGTGTACCATACGAAACGATTGCCAAACAAGGCGGTGGTATTCTATCAACGGTAAACGCAACACGCATCGCAACAGAATCAGAGTTGGTTGAACTCGCACTTAAACGTTTATCGTCACTCACCGCAGATGGCGTAACCACAGTTGAAATCAAATCAGGTTATGGCTTAACACTTGAAGATGAATTGAAAATGCTGCGCGCTGCAAAGCAATTAGAGCAGCATGCAAACATCAAGGTATCAACAACACTACTTGCCGCCCATGCTGTTCCACCAGAATATAAAGGTAATGCTGATAGCTATATCCGTTATGTGTGTGACGAAATCATTCCTGCTGCGGTTACCGCTAAGCTTGTGGATGCGGTTGATGTATTTTGTGAAGGCATAGGCTTTAATTTAGCGCAAACACAAGCCGTGTTCGAAACTGCGTTATCTTACGGTTTAAACATTAAAGGTCATACCGAGCAATTAAGTAATCTTGGCGGTAGTGAACTGGCAGCCAAAATGGGCGCGACCTCGGTTGATCATATTGAATACCTTGATGAACAAGGTGTAAAAGCACTTGCCGAACATGGCACTGTCGCGACGCTATTACCCGGCGCATTTTACTTTTTAAGAGAAACTCAATGTCCGCCCATTGAATTATTGCGTCAGCATAACGTGCCAATGGCATTAGCAACCGATTTCAACCCCGGCACCTCCCCTATCGCATCCTTAACTATGATGATGAATATGGGCTGTACCCTATTTAGATTAACCCCAGAAGAAGCCTTGCGTGGTGTCACCTGTAACGCAGCAAAGGCGTTGGGATTACAAGGTTCTCGCGGTCAAATACGTGTTGGCTATGATGCAGATCTATCAATCTGGAATATCGAACACCCTGCACAGTTGGCTTATGAAGTAGGTACACCAAGATTACACGCTCGCATCGTTAACGGGGTGCTTTGTCATGACTAA